Proteins found in one Bremerella volcania genomic segment:
- a CDS encoding dioxygenase family protein, with the protein MLRRSYFGSSRRAFMGLMGTAFFTTPGLFAEELLKPTPFLTEGPFYPDKLPLDQDNDLIIIKDSTTPAVGQITHLTGRILDKSGSPLKDATIEIWQCDANAVYLHTRDSSGKQDQQDRNFQGFGRFTTGSKGEYRFRTIKPVPYPGRPAPHIHIKVKQGDKELLTTQLMIRGFEGNKRDGVFAQVRDPEKRELLMTDFKPIPDSKMNELAASFDIVLGATPDERDMRRPGPPPGGRGPGRGPGGRPPGPPPQNS; encoded by the coding sequence ATGCTTCGCCGTTCCTATTTTGGTAGCAGTCGTCGGGCATTCATGGGGCTGATGGGCACGGCGTTTTTCACGACGCCGGGGCTGTTTGCCGAAGAGTTGCTCAAACCGACGCCGTTTCTTACCGAGGGTCCGTTTTACCCCGATAAGTTGCCGCTGGATCAGGATAACGACCTGATCATCATCAAAGACAGCACCACGCCGGCCGTGGGGCAGATTACCCATCTGACGGGTCGCATCCTCGACAAGAGTGGTAGCCCGCTGAAGGACGCCACCATCGAGATCTGGCAGTGCGATGCCAATGCCGTTTATTTGCACACCCGCGACAGTAGCGGAAAACAAGATCAGCAGGACCGAAACTTTCAGGGCTTTGGTCGGTTCACCACCGGAAGCAAAGGCGAATATCGCTTCCGCACCATCAAGCCGGTCCCCTACCCTGGCCGACCAGCGCCGCACATTCACATCAAGGTGAAGCAAGGGGACAAAGAGTTGTTGACGACTCAACTGATGATTCGCGGCTTTGAAGGGAACAAGCGGGACGGGGTTTTCGCCCAGGTTCGCGATCCGGAAAAGCGCGAACTGTTGATGACCGATTTCAAACCGATTCCTGACTCGAAGATGAACGAGTTGGCCGCTTCGTTTGATATCGTTCTCGGGGCAACGCCCGATGAACGCGACATGCGACGGCCTGGACCGCCTCCGGGCGGACGCGGACCAGGCCGAGGTCCCGGCGGTCGTCCTCCTGGGCCACCACCGCAAAATTCGTAA
- a CDS encoding sulfatase-like hydrolase/transferase: protein MASICRAEETSQPNILLILTDDQGWTTLGCYGGKHVPTPHLDRLAESGTRFTDAYVTSQCTPTRATLLSGQYTARHRMWHVIPWYGCPWARVEEISFVEQFPRDQPTIAAQLRQAGYATGMAGKWHLNSGADGNYNALNPESAAHFGFDFAAPAVPQKMFQPGGDRGVDYLTDQTLAFVEQNRERPWFFYLSHHMIHGKVVAPRELEEKYRQQGYGDEGPNRAVYLAGLEAIDRSIGKLIAGLKQLGEYEETVIIYLSDNGGIDWRLDHRNLQQPHPHAPKLAVDIYEYDNAPLRAGKGSIYEGGVRVPLIISWPKKWPASQVITTPVHAVDLAPTCFQLAGHMPTESQTLDGFDLSELITKGADPRLADRPIYQYSPIYDLNWGLTPCASIRVGDFKLIEFFGDRFDASHQCVPGRWFELYDLRQDIGELNDLTETMPAVRDKLLHQLRQWMQQNGVPAPGVNSHYEPARAFETTRDKPDWITAR, encoded by the coding sequence TTGGCTTCCATCTGTCGGGCCGAAGAAACTTCCCAGCCGAATATCCTGCTCATCCTGACCGACGACCAAGGCTGGACGACGCTGGGGTGTTACGGCGGCAAGCACGTGCCGACGCCGCATCTCGATCGGTTGGCCGAGTCAGGCACACGCTTCACCGATGCGTACGTCACTTCGCAGTGCACGCCTACCCGAGCGACGCTATTGAGCGGTCAGTACACGGCTCGCCACCGCATGTGGCATGTGATCCCTTGGTATGGTTGCCCCTGGGCGCGGGTCGAGGAAATCTCGTTCGTCGAACAATTTCCGCGGGATCAACCGACGATCGCGGCCCAACTGCGGCAAGCAGGCTACGCAACCGGTATGGCCGGCAAATGGCATTTGAATAGCGGCGCTGACGGCAACTACAACGCCCTCAATCCCGAGAGCGCCGCGCACTTTGGTTTTGATTTCGCCGCGCCGGCGGTTCCCCAAAAGATGTTTCAGCCGGGAGGCGATCGCGGGGTCGACTATCTGACCGATCAGACGCTTGCGTTCGTCGAGCAGAATCGCGAGCGACCGTGGTTCTTCTACCTTTCCCATCACATGATTCACGGCAAGGTCGTCGCGCCGCGCGAGCTGGAAGAAAAGTACCGTCAGCAAGGTTACGGCGATGAAGGTCCCAATCGGGCCGTCTACCTGGCCGGGCTCGAGGCGATCGATCGTTCGATCGGCAAGCTGATTGCCGGGCTGAAACAACTGGGGGAATACGAAGAGACGGTCATTATTTACTTGAGCGATAACGGCGGCATCGACTGGCGGTTGGATCATCGCAACTTGCAACAGCCACATCCCCACGCACCGAAGCTGGCCGTCGATATCTACGAGTACGACAACGCCCCGCTCCGCGCCGGCAAGGGTTCGATTTACGAAGGAGGCGTTCGCGTACCCTTGATCATCAGCTGGCCAAAGAAGTGGCCGGCCAGCCAAGTAATTACCACGCCGGTGCATGCGGTCGACCTGGCACCGACCTGTTTTCAATTAGCGGGACACATGCCAACAGAAAGTCAAACCCTCGATGGCTTCGACCTGAGTGAACTCATTACCAAAGGCGCCGATCCGCGTCTCGCCGACCGACCCATTTACCAGTACAGTCCGATCTACGATTTGAACTGGGGCCTGACGCCGTGTGCGTCGATTCGTGTGGGCGACTTCAAACTGATCGAGTTCTTCGGCGATCGCTTCGATGCTTCACATCAATGTGTGCCAGGCCGTTGGTTCGAACTGTACGATCTTCGCCAAGACATCGGCGAGCTAAACGATCTTACCGAAACGATGCCAGCAGTGCGCGATAAGCTGCTTCATCAGCTTCGCCAATGGATGCAGCAAAACGGCGTGCCGGCACCAGGGGTCAACTCGCACTATGAACCGGCACGTGCGTTTGAAACGACGCGTGATAAGCCGGATTGGATAACTGCACGGTAA
- a CDS encoding cupin domain-containing protein — MFRSILTLTFGIFLGTAGVLVAQHQAKSTVVPISAQDIVEKLDGQDATVSVVEVRLDPLGEGMPHRHPGPVFGYVLQGKYELGIDDQPTKVFEQGETFYEPTGCLHRVSKNPQTGAATRVIAVVVHPRDAKQLAIPEPMAKDARSEK, encoded by the coding sequence ATGTTCCGCAGCATCCTGACCCTGACCTTTGGCATCTTCCTGGGGACGGCTGGCGTTTTGGTCGCCCAGCACCAGGCCAAGTCGACTGTTGTTCCGATCTCGGCGCAAGACATTGTCGAGAAATTGGATGGGCAGGACGCGACGGTTTCGGTGGTCGAGGTGCGGCTGGATCCGCTGGGAGAAGGGATGCCCCATCGACATCCTGGCCCGGTGTTTGGTTACGTGCTGCAGGGGAAGTACGAACTGGGGATCGACGATCAGCCGACCAAGGTCTTTGAGCAGGGAGAAACGTTCTACGAGCCGACCGGGTGCCTGCATCGGGTTTCGAAGAACCCCCAGACCGGCGCTGCGACGCGCGTGATCGCGGTGGTGGTTCATCCGCGGGATGCCAAGCAGCTGGCGATTCCGGAACCGATGGCCAAAGACGCGCGATCCGAAAAGTAA
- a CDS encoding Gfo/Idh/MocA family protein, protein MTKLTRRQFTTTTAAAVASLAANVHAAAPSAGSKIKVGQIGTSHAHASGKMDAMRSLSDTYEVVGLADVDLDLAKKAVQRKPYEGLKVMSIEQLLSTPGLQAVAVETEVRQLVPTARQCIEAGMHIHLDKPAGESLAAFGELCAAADANQRTIQMGYMLRYNPAFELLFEAAREGWLGEIYEIDAMMGKLASPGLRKDLARYEGGGMFELACHLIDAVVTILGKPDEVIAFTKRTEAPKDTFADNQLAVLDYPKATATVRCNHLDPFGFPRRRFQVAGSGGALEIKPLESGEVDLSLTEPRGEFKKGSQHLSLKRTGGRYDGEFTDLAKVIRGEKQLAWDRQHDLAVHEAVLKASGMPMNESGR, encoded by the coding sequence ATGACCAAGCTAACCCGACGCCAATTCACCACCACCACTGCCGCCGCCGTCGCCTCGCTGGCTGCCAATGTTCATGCGGCGGCTCCTTCTGCTGGATCGAAAATCAAGGTCGGGCAGATTGGTACTTCCCACGCGCATGCCTCCGGCAAGATGGACGCGATGCGGTCGCTTTCCGACACGTACGAAGTGGTCGGCCTGGCCGACGTGGATCTCGACCTAGCCAAGAAAGCCGTGCAGCGGAAGCCGTACGAAGGCCTGAAAGTGATGTCGATCGAGCAGCTACTCAGCACGCCGGGCCTACAAGCCGTCGCGGTCGAAACCGAAGTTCGGCAATTGGTTCCCACGGCCAGGCAGTGCATCGAAGCCGGCATGCACATTCATTTGGATAAGCCGGCCGGCGAGTCGCTGGCCGCGTTTGGCGAGCTATGCGCCGCCGCCGATGCCAACCAGCGGACGATTCAAATGGGTTACATGCTGCGGTACAACCCGGCGTTCGAGCTGCTGTTTGAAGCGGCCCGCGAAGGGTGGTTGGGGGAGATCTACGAGATCGACGCGATGATGGGCAAGCTGGCTTCCCCAGGCCTGCGAAAGGATCTGGCCCGGTACGAAGGGGGCGGCATGTTCGAGCTGGCTTGCCACTTGATCGATGCGGTCGTCACCATCCTGGGTAAGCCAGACGAAGTGATCGCTTTCACCAAGCGAACCGAAGCCCCCAAAGACACCTTCGCCGACAATCAGCTGGCCGTGCTCGATTACCCCAAAGCGACGGCCACCGTCCGCTGCAACCATCTCGACCCGTTCGGCTTCCCGCGCCGACGCTTTCAAGTCGCCGGATCCGGGGGCGCGCTCGAGATCAAACCGCTCGAGTCAGGCGAAGTCGACCTTTCACTGACCGAGCCCCGCGGCGAGTTCAAGAAAGGATCACAGCACCTCAGCTTGAAACGCACCGGAGGCCGCTACGACGGCGAGTTCACCGACCTGGCCAAGGTCATCCGCGGTGAGAAACAACTTGCCTGGGACCGCCAACATGACCTGGCCGTGCACGAAGCGGTGCTGAAAGCATCCGGCATGCCCATGAAT